In the genome of Prosthecodimorpha staleyi, one region contains:
- a CDS encoding nucleotidyltransferase domain-containing protein: MNYPPLGTDEIAARLAEVAAEAGVRVLFAVESGSRAWGFASPDSDWDIRFVYAAPLAEYLTVRARRDVIERPVDARGIDLAGWDVRKALQLLLASNPALIEWLQSPITYADDGVFRPAVADLAAAHASRRALAHHYRSIARTHWERDLARTDIVKLKRYFYVVRAVAALAFVARTDALPPIRLADLIAGVDLPADARADLDDLLALKTSLSELGTGARRPALDRFIAATLDAIDPADLDDRAAHRAVFEAEADALLRRVLGAS; encoded by the coding sequence GTGAACTATCCGCCGCTTGGAACCGACGAGATCGCCGCGCGCCTGGCCGAAGTCGCCGCGGAGGCGGGCGTGCGCGTCCTCTTCGCCGTGGAATCGGGCAGCCGCGCCTGGGGCTTCGCCTCGCCCGATTCGGACTGGGACATCCGCTTCGTCTATGCCGCGCCGCTCGCCGAATACCTGACCGTGCGCGCGCGTCGCGACGTGATCGAACGGCCGGTCGACGCGCGCGGCATCGATCTCGCCGGTTGGGATGTGCGCAAGGCGCTGCAATTGCTGCTCGCCTCCAATCCGGCCCTGATCGAATGGCTGCAGAGCCCGATCACCTATGCGGACGACGGCGTCTTCCGACCGGCGGTCGCGGACCTGGCCGCGGCCCATGCCTCGCGCCGGGCGCTCGCACACCACTACCGCTCGATCGCGCGCACCCATTGGGAACGCGATCTGGCCCGGACCGACATCGTCAAGCTGAAGCGCTATTTCTATGTGGTGCGCGCCGTCGCGGCGCTCGCCTTCGTGGCGCGCACCGACGCGCTGCCGCCGATCCGGCTTGCCGATCTGATTGCGGGTGTCGACCTGCCGGCCGACGCGCGCGCCGATCTCGATGACCTGCTGGCCCTGAAGACGAGCCTGTCGGAACTCGGCACCGGCGCCCGCCGGCCGGCCCTCGATCGCTTCATCGCGGCGACGCTCGACGCCATCGACCCCGCCGATCTCGACGATCGGGCGGCCCACCGCGCCGTCTTCGAGGCGGAGGCGGATGCCCTGTTGCGGCGGGTGCTCGGCGCCTCGTGA
- a CDS encoding DUF599 domain-containing protein: MLTFTLLDLSAFLWFVLCWVGYGWLTDRSRFGQATLNRQMNEHRRRWMAQMLRRDVRIIDTQIMASLQNGTAFFASTSLIAIGAAFTLLGQTERLIEVFGDLPLNSATNRSDIELKVLFLCAIYGYAFFKFGWAYRVFNYAAILIGAVPSVSENDPGAELAARRAADMQIIAASHFNLGLRAFFFSIGFLGWFVNAWIFMASTTFILAVLLRRQFSSSARVIAGLEADQGAGNQSSDRPASL, encoded by the coding sequence ATGCTCACCTTCACCTTGCTCGACCTCTCCGCCTTCCTGTGGTTCGTCCTGTGCTGGGTCGGCTATGGCTGGCTGACCGACCGCAGCCGCTTCGGCCAGGCCACCCTGAACCGGCAGATGAACGAGCATCGCCGGCGCTGGATGGCCCAGATGCTGCGGCGCGACGTGCGCATCATCGACACCCAGATCATGGCCTCGCTGCAGAACGGCACCGCCTTCTTCGCCTCGACCTCGCTGATCGCAATCGGCGCCGCCTTCACGCTGCTCGGTCAAACAGAGCGGCTGATCGAGGTGTTCGGCGACCTGCCGCTCAATTCGGCGACCAACCGCTCGGACATCGAACTGAAGGTTCTCTTCCTCTGCGCCATCTACGGCTACGCCTTCTTCAAGTTCGGCTGGGCCTACCGAGTTTTCAACTATGCCGCCATCCTGATCGGCGCGGTGCCGTCCGTCTCTGAGAACGATCCGGGCGCGGAATTGGCGGCCCGCCGGGCCGCCGACATGCAGATCATCGCGGCGAGCCACTTCAATCTCGGCCTGCGCGCCTTCTTCTTCTCGATCGGCTTTCTCGGCTGGTTCGTGAACGCCTGGATCTTCATGGCGTCGACGACCTTCATCCTGGCCGTTCTGCTTCGCCGTCAGTTTTCTTCGAGCGCGAGGGTCATTGCCGGACTGGAGGCGGATCAGGGCGCCGGGAACCAGTCGTCGGATCGGCCGGCGAGCCTATAG